One Jaculus jaculus isolate mJacJac1 chromosome 4, mJacJac1.mat.Y.cur, whole genome shotgun sequence genomic window, actctagctcaggctgacctagaattcactatgtagtctcagggtggcctcgaactcatggcaatcctcctacctctgcctccctccccagtgctgggattaaaggcgagcgccaccacgcccggctttttcaaTTGTGATCAATTTTGTCTGCTTCTTTTCAGTTCGGTTTTTCACgttgttttttgcatgtgtgcgtgcatacgtgagtgtgtgtgtgtgtgtgtgtgtgtgtagatgcatgcctcatggatgtgcatgtggaggagaATATCAGTTGTCCTTCTCTGATTACTTATCCacgttatttacttgagataggtCTCTCTCTCACCCCAGAGCTGCGGTCTGTCAGCGAGCCCCAGCAATGCTCTGTGGGACTGGAGTcatgcatgggttctggggcccCAGACGAACTTCGTCTTTGGGCATTCATCTCTGCCCAAACGGGCGCCACATGTTTAAGTGGCAAGCCCTCTTAACCaccgagccgtctccccagccctttttttactttttcctgttttttttttattttttattttttatttatttatttgagagcgacagacacagagagaaagacagatggagagagagagagagagaatgggcgcaccagggcttccagcctctgcaaacgaactccagacgcgtgctcccccttgtgcatctggctaacgtgggacctggggaaccgagccttgaaccggggtccttaggcttcacaggcaaatgcttaaccgctaagccatctctctagcccttccttttttttttttttttggtaacataTGTAACATTTTCAGTGCACAGCTCAGTGGCCTCCAGTCCATTCACATTGCTATGCAACCATCACCATTATTATACATCTTCAGTTATACAAagatcaccttatttttttttttttaattttagaaagagagacagagacagagttggtgagccaaggcctcagccactgaaattgaactccagacatccaCGCCATGCTAATAATTTTTCATGATACAGAAATCAAGATTATTTCTACCACTCCACtccagactttttttaaaaatattttttgttcattttttatttatttatttgagagcaacagacacagagaagagagaaagacaggtagagggagagagagagaatgggcgcaccagggcttccagcctctgcaaacgaactccagacgcgtgcgcccccttgtgcatctggctaacgtgggacctggggaaccgagcctcgaaccggggtccacaggcttcacaggcgagcgcttaaccgctaagccatctctccagccccactccccACTTTTGTTTCTTGTTCATGCCTGACTGTTGCCATAATAGGCTCATGCCTATTCTGTGCAAGGCTGGGTCTCCACATGGAGTTGAAGAGCAAGCAGGATTGAGCTTTTGCGCTCCCCCATCTCTACACAGGAAGTCGTCTAGAGAAGCCCTGGCGCCTCCTGGTGGGAGAGAGAGCTTCAGACTTGCATTGGGGGTGAGGCACGTATCTAAGCTATCCAACGTGGCCGACCCATGAAGAGCTGAGTCAGGAGGCTCCAGGTGGCTAGGGGTAGAATGGGGAACAAAGACTTCTCAGCATGGCAGTTTTATTAATACCTTTGCCACAGTGACATTACTTGTCACCAATACCACCCATCTAAAATTGTCCATAATACATAGATGCCATATCTTTGTGATGATCTTTTccttttacattattattatttttattacaatttttacaatgtttttctaaagacagggagagggctggagggatggtttagtggttaaggcgcttgcctgcaaagccaaaggacccaggttcaattcctcaggacccacgtaagccagatgcataaggtggcacatgtgtctggagtttgtttgcagtggctggatgccatggcacacccattctctctctctcaaataaattaaattaaattaaaacaataaagacagggctggagggatggcttagcagttaaggcatttgcctgcaaagccaaaggacgcaggttcgattccccaggacccacattagccagatgcacaagggggcacaaatgtctggagttcatttgcaatggctggaagccctggcacatccattccccctctctctccctctttctctgttaaataaataaataaataataaaataaagacagagggagaaaggataAATGATGGATACATGAACttctaaataatttctccatCGGTTTGCAAGTGGTTTACCATCCAAACTGACTGTCTGTGCCAGAGACAGAACCTAAGGTTTGGGATATACTAAGTAAGTGCTATACCACtaaactatatccccagcctttgAGCTGCATTTTACTTAATCCCTCACCCATTCAGCAAATACTGAgcgctctgtctgtctgtctctctctctctctcactcctgagCAGTGACAGTGCTAAATGTGCTATGGTCCCCTACTTTGAGGTTTTcatttaggatggggggagaaaCTTGTATCAAGACTATAGCAATCCAATGAAGTAACTGTCCATGAAAACCTGTCCCCAGGCAGGGTCTGGGGACGTGGCTCAATGATAGAGCACGTGTTCAGTGTGCataaggcctgggttcaatctcccagcATTGCAGGCTAAAAGCTAACCCCAGATTCCGGGACACTCATACAGAAGTGGCTGAGTCAGAAAGAAGCAGGAAAGCTTttacaaaaacagggctggagagatggcttagcggttaagcgcttgcctgtgaagcctaaggaccccggttcgaggctcggttccccaggtcccacgttagccagatgcacaagggggcgcacacgtctggagttcgtttgcagaggctggaagccctggcacgcccgttctctctctctccctctatctgtctttctctctatgtcgctctcaaataaataaataaataaataaaaattaaaaaaaaaaacaaacaggtgaCGCTTGTGAGCTATGGGAAGAATAAAAAAGTTTGTCAGGCTGACTATGCAGGCAGTGGAGAAGGGAATCCACAATTGTGAAGGCATAGACACAAGAAACAGCATTTACAATCCTGGGAACTACAAGAGGTCTCTTGTGGCCAGGAGTGTAGAAGGGAAGCGAAGCCAAAAGGAGAGCTAGACTCTCAGGAGCTGATAGGCCAAGATATCAAGTTTGTCTTTTATCCCTAGGCTGTGGGGACACTGCAGGATTTTCAGCAGTGGAATAATAACATTGggttgggatttttatttatttatttatttattattatttttttttttttggtttttcgaggtagggtctcactctggtccaggctaacctggaattaactctgtagtctcagggtggccttgaactcacggcgatcctcctacctctgcctcctgagtgctgggattaaaggcgtgcgccaccacgcccggctgggttgggatttttaaaaggaagcatattctataattataaaagaaattcAGTCATAAAACAGTTACAAGGCAGCCCTAAGAAAATAAATGTGGATATGGCTTTGGGATAAAAAGAAGGGTTTCTAAGCACTAATGCAATAaagaaagaaccaagagctgggcgcggtggcgcacgcctttaatcccagcacttgggaggcagaggtaggatcgccgtgagttcgaggccaccctgagactccatagtgaagtccaggtcagcctggattagagtgaaaccctacctcaaaaaagaaaaagaaagaaaggaaggaaatgtatGTCCATTTGTGTCTAGAATTGATTGATGCTATTGTTACTTTCTTTGACTTTTCTATATTTTGCAATTTGGGGCAATAAATAAAGATTCTTCTATAATTAGCAGGTCAGaagatcaaatttgctccagtttacagcgaggcctaagtttcagttgcctggagaggcaggcaagacttctgggaaaaaccacaaagggCACCTCGGGGGGCTGAGTCAGTTTCTAGAGACAGGTCCCTTTCTCAACCCTTAGCGCCTCTGCCCCAATCAATCACAGATgtaactgtaactgctgcttgcctggccgatcattttaaaaagattacctGACCCACCTAAAATTTCCCTAACAGTGCTTAAAAAGGGCCTGAATGTGGGAAGATGGCGGTGACGGGCTGGCTGGAGAGTCTGCGGGCGGCCGAGAAGACGGCGCTGCTGCAGGACGGGAAAAGGATGGTGCACTATTTATTCCCAGATGGGAAAGAAATGGCTGAAGAATATGACGAGAAGACAAATGAACTACTTGTGAGAAAGTGGCGTATGAAAACTTCCCTTGGAGCCTTGGGCCAGTGGCAGCTTGAAGTAGGAGAGCCAGCACCCTCGGGAGCAGGGAGTCTGGGGCCTGAGCTCATCAAAGAAAGCAATGCCAGTCCTATCTTCATCCGCAAGGACACCAAAACAA contains:
- the LOC123460188 gene encoding protein DPCD-like; amino-acid sequence: MAVTGWLESLRAAEKTALLQDGKRMVHYLFPDGKEMAEEYDEKTNELLVRKWRMKTSLGALGQWQLEVGEPAPSGAGSLGPELIKESNASPIFIRKDTKTSFQWRIRNLPYPKDVYGVSVAQKERCIIVRTTNKNVCHLC